Proteins from one Anopheles nili chromosome 2, idAnoNiliSN_F5_01, whole genome shotgun sequence genomic window:
- the LOC128721229 gene encoding putative cyclin-dependent serine/threonine-protein kinase DDB_G0272797/DDB_G0274007: MDAMASFQSPFGSNLGNLLQQQQQQQQQQQTQQQQQHLLQQQQQQQQQQQHHHQQQHHLQQQQQHHQQQATMMSNSALMQHQQQQHQQQQQQHLHHQQQQQQLQQQQLQQQQQQQQHQHQQQSSGSGSGQHHHGLAAAQSAAMMSQRNPFGFDFNHFQSNY; the protein is encoded by the coding sequence ATGGACGCGATGGCATCGTTTCAGTCGCCGTTCGGCAGCAACCTAGGCAATCttctgcagcaacaacagcagcagcagcagcaacagcaaacgcaacaacagcagcagcacctcttgcaacagcaacaacaacagcagcagcagcaacagcaccatcaccagcaacaacaccatttgcaacagcaacaacaacaccaccagcaacaagcGACCATGATGAGCAACTCGGCGCTAatgcagcatcaacagcagcaacaccagcagcagcaacaacaacaccttcaccatcagcagcaacagcagcaacttcagcaacagcaactccagcagcagcagcagcagcagcaacatcaacaccagcagcagtcgtcCGGTTCGGGAAGTGGCCAACATCACCACGGTCTAGCAGCAGCCCAGAGTGCGGCCATGATGTCGCAACGCAATCCTTTCGGATTCGATTTTAATCACTTCCAAAGCAACTACTAG